ATCCCGAATAAGAAAGTTTCAGGAGCATTTGAGTAAGGCAGGAATAAATGCCTTCTTTGTTGCTGATAAGATATTTGTCCTTTAAGGAGTTAAGGATCGGAGAAGATATCTTAGGGCTGCACCTTGATATGGCGACAAGGCATTGTTTTATAACTTCGGCATCCTCATTTTTCCATTCATATCTCTTGGTCGCGATCTCTACGGCCAGGCCCCGTATCCTCTCGGCTTTGCCTGCTTGGGAGGTGTATTCCATTATATAAGTAAGCACTGCCATTGCAGCCCTTCTTGTGGCCGGAGTATTGACATAATTGATGCCGGCAAAAGTGCGTTTATTGACCAGAACGAACAAATAATCGACCACATCTTTTTTGTCAAGCGCTGCAAGTTTTCTGGCGGCTTCCGTACGGACCTCTATAGAATAAGAGCCCGAACAGAGCTTGTTCAATAATTCCTGCCTGTTTTGCTGTGAACCGCTCCGCGAAGGCTGTCCGGCTCCGACGCCTCTTACTTCAGACATAGATGTTCTCCTTTCAACTGTTTTGCTTGATGCTATTATACAGGTTAATTCTTGTTCTTAACAGGTTTTTCCAGCACCTCTATTTTAACCGGGGCCACTCCCTTGCCAAGCATCTGGATAGCCTCCGCTGCGGAGCGCGAAAGATCTATTATGCGCCCTTTTATGTAAGGCCCCCTGTCGGTTATTCTGACGGCAACACTTTTATAGTTGTCCAGTCTTGTGACAAGGACCTTAGTGCCAAAGGGAAGGGTCCTGTGGGCCGCAGTAAAGTCATGCATATTGTACCGTTCCCCGCTCGAGGTCCTCCTGCCGTGGAAAAACCCTCCGTACCAGGAGGCTTTTCCTGTCTGGCTGAGGCCGGAGAACAACCGGTCAAGAGGGCTGCTGCGCATTCCGAGCGCCTGTCTTATGTTGTTGGCGTATTCTGCGGCCAGGTCCCAGAGTTTTTTGCCGTGATACTGCGCATCGTACCTGTCTACCAGTGAAATGGACGTGCCCCCGATCCGGATCCCGTAATCCCCGTCAGGAAGTATCTCTGTTACTACACGGTCGCCTTCGCTGCCTTCCATTATCGACTCTTCTATCATCTGCGCGATAGCCCTTGCCCTGTCATAGGCGGATATTTCGGGATCTGTGTCTGTCGTCTTCATCACCACTTTGCCGTTAATGAGTATCTCGGATTCCCTGCCCCACTTAAGTTTTCTCACCTCGACACTGATGCCTCTCATTTTTTCTATTTTAACTATCTCATCCACGATATACTGAGGTATCAGGGGCGACTTAAAAGCGGACCTTATCCTGTTGGACCAGTCATAGGCAAGTATAAGAGGCGAAATTGAGGTTCCTGTAAGGTCGCCCGGCTCAACGGAGAACACGGGATCGTCCCCTACCATTCCGACAGCAACATCGTCCATCATTGCCGGGGATATCTTTCCTACGGGAGCCCCGCGCATAATAAGCCGATCGAGCCGCTTTGATATTTCTTCGGCCCTTTCATATGGCGGAGTGCCCGCCTCCGAAGAGGAGTAAAGCCTTATCGTGGTCCTTCCGTCTATTATCAGCTCACCTCCGCCTCCCCCGGCCGAAAAAAACCTGGCCGCTTCTATCTTGTGCTTGGGTTCTTCGGAATGGGGACGCGGGGCTGCGGCAAAAAGGAGCAAAAACACCAGCAGAGCCATTCTTAACGAGGGGTTCATTTTACCGTGTCCACAAGGCAGACGGCAAAGGCCTCTATTGCCCTGCCTTTGCCTGTATCGCCGAGACCTTCTGCTGTTTTGGCCTTGACGCAGACCTTTGAAGCCGCAATTTTAAGACAGGAGGCTATCTTCTTTTCCATCCTGCCTGTGAAAGAGGAAAGCCTCGGTTTTTCGGCTATTATCACCGTGTCGATATTGTTTA
Above is a window of Candidatus Margulisiibacteriota bacterium DNA encoding:
- a CDS encoding septal ring lytic transglycosylase RlpA family protein, which produces MNPSLRMALLVFLLLFAAAPRPHSEEPKHKIEAARFFSAGGGGGELIIDGRTTIRLYSSSEAGTPPYERAEEISKRLDRLIMRGAPVGKISPAMMDDVAVGMVGDDPVFSVEPGDLTGTSISPLILAYDWSNRIRSAFKSPLIPQYIVDEIVKIEKMRGISVEVRKLKWGRESEILINGKVVMKTTDTDPEISAYDRARAIAQMIEESIMEGSEGDRVVTEILPDGDYGIRIGGTSISLVDRYDAQYHGKKLWDLAAEYANNIRQALGMRSSPLDRLFSGLSQTGKASWYGGFFHGRRTSSGERYNMHDFTAAHRTLPFGTKVLVTRLDNYKSVAVRITDRGPYIKGRIIDLSRSAAEAIQMLGKGVAPVKIEVLEKPVKNKN